Proteins encoded in a region of the Gammaproteobacteria bacterium genome:
- a CDS encoding elongation factor Tu — MVMPGDNIKVVVSLIAPIAMEQGLRFAIREGGRTVGAGVVAKVVE, encoded by the coding sequence GATGGTCATGCCGGGAGACAACATCAAAGTTGTCGTCTCCCTCATTGCCCCGATCGCCATGGAGCAAGGCCTGCGCTTCGCAATTCGCGAAGGCGGCCGGACCGTGGGTGCGGGTGTTGTAGCGAAGGTGGTGGAGTAA